A genomic region of Runella rosea contains the following coding sequences:
- a CDS encoding enolase C-terminal domain-like protein — protein MHYKSGPRIKEITITPIAVVDPPLLNAAGLHAPYALRTIMEVITDDNISGISEIPGNKDIDAALEEAKALLIGRDVFQLNEIRHVLVERFGTDTSAQRGETPWDQRKLVHIFSAVEVACMDIIGKVTGRPIVDLLGGKMRDRVPFSAYLFYKYEGAGGELAFDIDPNATGWAAARQASALNPSEIVAQAQAMCKEFGFQSIKLKGGVFEPRQEVDAMFALYEAFGPNVPLRVDPNALWTVETAIKYGKEMEPILEYLEDPTRGQENMAKVRKALKTPLATNMCTTSFEDIPNSVAIGSEDIILSDHHFWGGLRASMTLSGICETFGRGLSMHSNSHLGISLAAMVHLGAALPKMTYALDTHYPWQSDEIIVGGRFKFEDGAVLVPQGPGLGVELDREALAKLHQNYLACGLTKRDDEPEMQKKVPGWKFKSVRW, from the coding sequence ATGCATTACAAATCTGGCCCCCGCATCAAAGAAATCACCATCACCCCCATTGCCGTCGTTGACCCGCCCCTGCTCAATGCGGCGGGGTTGCACGCTCCTTATGCGCTGCGTACCATCATGGAAGTGATTACCGACGATAATATTTCGGGCATCAGCGAAATACCGGGGAATAAAGATATTGATGCGGCTTTGGAAGAAGCCAAAGCGTTGCTCATCGGTCGGGATGTATTTCAATTGAACGAAATCAGACACGTCTTGGTGGAGCGTTTTGGTACCGACACTTCGGCCCAACGCGGAGAAACACCCTGGGATCAACGCAAATTGGTTCATATTTTCAGCGCTGTAGAAGTGGCCTGCATGGACATCATCGGTAAAGTAACGGGGCGCCCGATTGTGGATTTATTGGGCGGAAAAATGCGCGACCGCGTGCCTTTTTCCGCCTATCTTTTTTATAAATACGAAGGTGCGGGCGGAGAATTAGCATTTGACATCGACCCCAACGCGACTGGATGGGCCGCCGCCCGCCAGGCAAGTGCATTGAATCCATCGGAAATTGTAGCCCAAGCGCAAGCCATGTGCAAGGAGTTTGGATTTCAATCCATTAAACTCAAAGGCGGTGTGTTTGAGCCGCGTCAGGAGGTAGATGCTATGTTTGCTCTGTACGAAGCTTTTGGACCGAATGTGCCACTCCGCGTTGACCCTAATGCCCTTTGGACCGTAGAAACGGCCATCAAATACGGGAAAGAAATGGAGCCGATTCTCGAATATTTGGAAGACCCCACGCGCGGACAAGAAAACATGGCGAAGGTGCGCAAAGCCCTCAAAACGCCCCTTGCTACCAACATGTGTACCACCTCGTTTGAGGATATTCCCAACAGTGTCGCCATCGGCTCGGAAGATATTATTTTGAGCGACCACCATTTTTGGGGCGGCCTGCGCGCCTCCATGACCCTCTCGGGCATTTGCGAGACCTTTGGGCGAGGGTTGTCGATGCACTCCAACAGCCACTTGGGCATTTCGCTGGCGGCCATGGTACATCTGGGGGCCGCACTGCCAAAAATGACGTATGCTTTAGATACACACTACCCTTGGCAATCGGATGAAATCATCGTGGGCGGACGCTTCAAGTTTGAAGACGGCGCCGTACTCGTGCCGCAAGGACCTGGCTTGGGGGTAGAGCTTGACCGCGAAGCGTTGGCAAAACTCCACCAAAATTATCTCGCTTGCGGCCTCACCAAACGTGACGATGAGCCCGAAATGCAAAAAAAGGTTCCCGGTTGGAAATTCAAGTCGGTTCGCTGGTAA